One region of Eleutherodactylus coqui strain aEleCoq1 chromosome 5, aEleCoq1.hap1, whole genome shotgun sequence genomic DNA includes:
- the LOC136628874 gene encoding olfactory receptor 10A7-like, translated as MHQEYANYLWELRFMEWESLHKINATQVTEFILVGFSSELQPYLFSFFLLIYLFTFAGNVMIILTITLESQLHSPMYLFLCVLSITELFYISSTVPRMLRDFLHVDKTISFAGCAAQLYFFSFLGAVECFILAFMAYDRYVAICHPLHYMTIMTKAKCTQFSIASWLGGMTLPMTNIVLVFQLPYCDSNIVDHFFCDILPVMKLACARSFGLEMSIAVYSFLVLPFPFLLIIVSYIRILIAVFQIHSAAGRSKVFSTCGSHLTSVSLFYGTATVTYVRTKSIDSQRAKALSLLYLVFVPMLNPLIYSMRNVEVKKAMKRVFKRLVHTQN; from the exons atgcaccaggaatatgcaaattacctCTGGGAGCTCCGATTCATG GAATGGGAATCTTTACATAAAATAAATGCAACACAAGTGACTGAATTTATTCTTGTGGGTTTTTCAAGTGAATTGCAGCCATATCTTTTCAGCTTTTTTCTATTAATCTATCTTTTTACTTTTGCAGGAAATGTTATGATTATTCTGACAATCACCTTGGAATCTCAGCTTCACTCTCCTATGTATCTTTTCCTCTGTGTCTTGTCTATCACTGAGCTTTTCTATATTTCAAGTACAGTTCCTCGCATGCTTAGAGATTTTCTGCACGTAGATAAAACTATTTCTTTTGCTGGATGTGCTGCTCAGCTTTATTTTTTCAGTTTCCTTGGTGCAGTTGAGTGCTTCATTCTTGCATTTATGGCATATGATCGATATGTGGCCATTTGCCATCCTCTTCATTATATGACTATTATGACCAAAGCAAAGTGTACACAGTTTTCAATAGCATCATGGTTAGGCGGGATGACTCTACCAATGACCAATATTGTGCTGGTCTTTCAATTACCATACTGTGATTCCAACATTGTTGACCACTTCTTTTGTGATATTCTTCCAGTCATGAAACTTGCCTGTGCTCGCTCATTTGGTCTTGAAATGTCCATTGCTGTGTATAGTTTCCTTGTTCTACCCTTCCCGTTCTTACTTATCATTGTTTCTTACATACGTATCCTTATAGCTGTATTTCAAATCCATTCAGCAGCTGGACGCAGTAAGGTATTTTCCACATGTGGCTcccatctgacatctgtcagttTATTTTATGGAACAGCTACTGTAACGTATGTACGAACTAAATCTATTGATTCACAGAGGGCCAAAGCTTTGTCCCTTCTGTACTTAGTTTTTGTACCAATGTTGAACCCCTTGATCTATAGTATGAGAAATGTGGAGGTTAAAAAAGCAATGAAAAGAGTTTTTAAgagacttgttcacactcagaATTAG